Proteins from a genomic interval of Desulfurobacterium sp. TC5-1:
- the hisF gene encoding imidazole glycerol phosphate synthase subunit HisF has product MLAKRIIPCLDVKEGRVVKGVNFVNLIDAGDPVENAKVYDEQGADELVFLDITASYEKRSIMIDVVRRTAECVFMPLTVGGGVRTVEDIRNLLNAGADKVSINTAAVKNPELISEGARIFGSQCIVVAIDARRSGDSWEVYIHGGRTPTGIDAVEWAKRVVDLGAGEILLTSMDRDGTKAGYDIELTRAISDAVSVPVIASGGAGTKEHFYEGLVKGKADAVLAASVFHFKEMTIRELKEYLKKRGVTVRL; this is encoded by the coding sequence ATGCTTGCCAAAAGAATTATTCCCTGTCTTGATGTTAAAGAGGGTAGAGTTGTTAAAGGTGTCAATTTTGTAAACCTCATAGATGCCGGTGACCCTGTTGAAAACGCTAAAGTTTACGATGAACAGGGGGCTGATGAGCTTGTATTTCTTGATATAACGGCAAGTTACGAGAAAAGATCCATAATGATAGATGTTGTCAGGCGAACGGCAGAATGCGTCTTTATGCCTCTTACCGTTGGTGGTGGTGTAAGAACTGTGGAGGATATAAGGAATTTGCTGAACGCCGGTGCCGATAAGGTTTCTATAAACACGGCAGCCGTTAAAAATCCGGAACTTATCTCTGAAGGGGCGAGGATTTTTGGTTCTCAATGTATCGTTGTTGCAATAGATGCAAGGAGAAGTGGCGATTCCTGGGAGGTTTACATTCACGGCGGAAGAACGCCGACAGGCATTGACGCTGTTGAGTGGGCTAAAAGGGTTGTTGATCTTGGGGCTGGTGAGATTCTTTTAACCTCTATGGATAGGGATGGAACGAAGGCCGGTTACGATATAGAGTTAACGAGGGCAATTTCAGATGCCGTTTCTGTTCCTGTTATAGCTTCCGGTGGAGCAGGAACGAAGGAACACTTTTACGAAGGGCTTGTTAAGGGTAAGGCGGACGCTGTTTTGGCTGCTTCTGTCTTTCACTTTAAAGAGATGACTATAAGAGAATTGAAAGAGTATCTAAAGAAAAGAGGTGTAACGGTCAGGCTTTAA
- the bamD gene encoding outer membrane protein assembly factor BamD: MKKILPLLAFILISGCVKRVQTGQELFNKGTEAVKSENWKEAILNLKEALSKDLTPSQKEEAMIMLADAYFKNGNYTDAALEYKEFLNLFPASKFADRALFNLSLCYLQLVKGPQWDQTFTKRALDAINTFIETYPDSPLRSKAEEIRKECRKILAEHIVYIGLTYDMLHQFTASLQRYEEVQNLYSDVEEPDKLLFLIGRARYFIPIQAREKIEDLKEQLDAEKEKLAEAETDEEVKVRDRRISIILHDIENWQKLAEMEREEGEKTLKTLITKYPDSIYTRKARDILKGSEKVEIFPVENPIKKPFFRWFFETL, encoded by the coding sequence GTGAAAAAGATTTTGCCGCTGCTGGCATTTATTCTCATATCTGGCTGTGTAAAGCGGGTACAGACGGGACAGGAGCTTTTTAATAAAGGAACAGAAGCTGTTAAATCGGAAAATTGGAAAGAAGCGATTCTCAATCTGAAGGAAGCTCTTTCCAAGGATCTTACGCCTTCACAGAAAGAAGAGGCAATGATAATGCTTGCTGATGCTTATTTTAAGAATGGTAACTACACCGATGCAGCCCTTGAGTATAAAGAATTTTTGAACCTTTTTCCTGCTTCAAAGTTCGCTGACAGGGCACTTTTTAATCTTTCCCTGTGTTACCTTCAGTTGGTTAAAGGTCCTCAGTGGGATCAAACCTTTACAAAGAGAGCTTTAGATGCCATAAACACGTTTATAGAGACTTATCCTGACTCACCTCTTAGATCAAAGGCGGAAGAGATCAGGAAAGAATGCAGGAAAATTCTGGCGGAACACATAGTCTATATAGGGTTAACCTACGATATGCTTCACCAGTTTACAGCATCCCTTCAAAGATATGAAGAGGTTCAAAATCTTTACAGTGATGTGGAAGAGCCTGACAAACTTCTGTTTTTGATAGGCAGGGCCCGGTACTTTATACCTATTCAGGCGAGGGAGAAAATTGAAGATTTAAAAGAGCAACTTGATGCTGAAAAAGAGAAGCTTGCAGAGGCAGAAACAGATGAGGAAGTAAAGGTTCGGGATAGAAGAATTTCCATCATTCTTCATGATATTGAAAACTGGCAGAAGCTGGCGGAGATGGAAAGGGAGGAGGGAGAAAAGACCCTGAAAACCCTGATAACAAAGTATCCCGATTCAATCTACACCCGGAAGGCAAGGGATATACTGAAGGGAAGTGAAAAGGTTGAGATTTTCCCTGTTGAAAATCCCATAAAGAAGCCGTTTTTCAGGTGGTTTTTTGAAACACTTTGA
- a CDS encoding Rne/Rng family ribonuclease, with translation MKKILINALPKEVRIAILEEGQLVEFYVERKGSRGIVGNIYKGKVLKILPAIQAAFVDLGHYKNAFLYVKDAVSWEFEDELFDEDNHEIELPPIEEVLSPGQEIVVQVTKEPLGTKGPRVTTNLTIPGHYLILLPTIEKIGISRRITDEAERERLKKIGESIVPKGYGIILRTAAEGATEEDLRKDLSYLLRVWSSLEKKIEKKPPPLLLYQDLEIVPKILRDVLTDDVDEVLIDSLPEYRRALNFARAFIPKLADKIKLYDSDRPIFEKYPVEEAIGKALSRKVYLPGGGYIVIDETEALVSIDVNSGKFKKSSNLEETAFNVNCKAAKEIARQLRLRDIGGIIVIDFIDMKSEENKQKLIEVLEQELSKDRAKTKIVSMSDLGLVEMTRKRVKKSLGRSLTMTCPYCEGKGRVKSADTVAFEIERELLLISRENGKRKIKVYAHPLVTEKLRVDEKDIIERIEELYGKEIKVIPVENYHIEKYTIAKSD, from the coding sequence ATGAAGAAGATACTTATAAATGCGCTTCCTAAGGAAGTCAGGATAGCTATCCTTGAAGAGGGACAGTTAGTTGAGTTTTACGTTGAGAGAAAGGGAAGCAGAGGTATCGTTGGAAACATATACAAGGGAAAGGTCTTAAAGATTCTTCCTGCCATTCAGGCAGCTTTTGTTGACCTTGGCCACTACAAGAACGCTTTTCTGTACGTTAAAGATGCGGTGAGCTGGGAGTTTGAGGATGAACTTTTTGATGAAGATAACCATGAGATAGAACTTCCACCGATAGAAGAAGTTCTATCGCCGGGACAAGAGATAGTTGTTCAGGTTACAAAAGAGCCTCTTGGTACGAAAGGGCCAAGGGTTACCACAAACCTTACCATTCCCGGTCATTATTTGATTCTTCTTCCAACCATAGAGAAGATAGGTATATCCCGCAGGATAACAGACGAGGCGGAGAGGGAGCGGTTAAAAAAGATAGGAGAATCTATAGTTCCAAAAGGTTACGGAATAATTTTGAGAACGGCTGCAGAAGGTGCAACAGAAGAGGATTTAAGGAAAGACCTCTCTTATCTTTTGAGGGTGTGGAGCAGTCTGGAAAAAAAGATAGAAAAAAAGCCGCCGCCTCTTCTGCTCTATCAGGATCTTGAAATTGTGCCAAAGATTTTAAGGGACGTTTTAACCGATGATGTTGATGAGGTTCTTATAGACTCTCTACCTGAATACAGGAGAGCTCTTAACTTCGCCAGGGCCTTTATTCCTAAACTTGCCGATAAGATAAAGTTGTACGATAGTGATAGGCCAATATTTGAAAAGTATCCCGTTGAAGAAGCGATAGGAAAGGCACTTTCAAGGAAAGTTTATCTTCCCGGTGGCGGGTACATAGTTATAGATGAGACGGAAGCCCTTGTTTCCATCGATGTTAACAGTGGGAAATTCAAGAAGTCAAGCAACCTTGAGGAGACGGCTTTTAACGTTAACTGTAAGGCTGCAAAGGAGATAGCAAGGCAATTAAGATTAAGGGATATTGGCGGGATAATTGTTATCGATTTCATAGACATGAAATCTGAAGAGAACAAGCAGAAGCTTATAGAGGTTTTAGAGCAGGAGCTTTCCAAAGATAGGGCAAAAACAAAGATTGTCAGTATGTCGGATCTTGGCCTTGTTGAAATGACTCGAAAGAGGGTTAAGAAGAGTCTTGGTAGAAGTCTTACAATGACTTGCCCCTACTGTGAGGGGAAGGGAAGAGTAAAGTCTGCCGATACGGTTGCCTTTGAGATAGAAAGGGAACTTCTGCTCATATCGAGAGAAAACGGAAAACGAAAAATAAAGGTTTATGCTCACCCTCTGGTAACGGAAAAGCTGAGGGTTGATGAAAAAGATATAATAGAGCGGATAGAGGAGCTTTACGGCAAAGAAATAAAAGTTATACCGGTTGAGAATTACCACATAGAGAAATATACGATAGCCAAGAGTGATTAA
- a CDS encoding TIGR03960 family B12-binding radical SAM protein, with amino-acid sequence MSIEEFEKALIKVSKPGSYLPLEMNLSNISFNERPVRFVLCYPDLYEIGMSHAGGKILYHVINNLTDFALCHRVYLPKPDMQVFLKERGIPLYALESMKPLKEYDFIGFSLLTELVYTNVLKVLELSQIPLRASERVEEFPIIQAGGTCALNPLPLSPFIDLFVIGDGEKVMLELADLMREKKEKGLAKKEFLEKAAEIEGVYVPVFGKRPVKKAVFRNLAREFYPVKPVVPSVETVHDRIVVEAMRGCLRGCRYCQAGFAYRPYRERSVDEIVSIVNETFRNTGYEEASLLSLSISDHSRFNELIPAVMKLCHSEMIGLSLPSMRVKGFNPDLATQLMKIRKSSFTIAPEAATERLRKVINKDLSDDDIFSLVEGLFERGWSKLKFYFMIGLPTETDEDIEALTELLWKIHKIGKRYRGRKHLAAGFSIFVPKPFTPFQWERFISTEEARAKIEYIKRYSPKTFRLRFHNPEMSLLEALLTRGDERMAEAIEVAFRLGASLDSWDEYFRFDVWERAFRETGINMEDEIAERPIDKPLPWDFIEGVVSRKFLLKEREKAYREERTPDCRIVGCHGCGACTPEEVNKLKDFPIPERIEFSVPPVERREFPLISKVAFFFEKRGKSRFLSLLDINRVFTRIFRRFAVPVRYQGKFNPHPRFSILLGIPTGVESKNEIVEVELYREFLPDEQLLSDFNDVLPEGLRFKKVVSLGRKASLLEQVKEVVYKVEGDFDVDTVKSVLTAQELENRKGKLTQVSPLVADFSVSKGIITLHLNVINGRILNIQDFLFWIGKDLSSVSVEREIVVGL; translated from the coding sequence ATGAGCATAGAAGAGTTCGAAAAGGCGCTTATTAAGGTTTCAAAACCCGGCTCTTACCTTCCACTTGAGATGAATCTTTCGAATATTTCCTTTAATGAGAGGCCAGTTAGATTTGTCCTCTGCTATCCAGACCTTTATGAGATAGGAATGTCTCATGCCGGAGGAAAAATTCTCTACCACGTCATTAACAACCTTACCGATTTTGCTTTATGTCATAGAGTCTATCTGCCAAAGCCGGATATGCAGGTCTTTTTGAAGGAAAGGGGTATTCCTCTCTATGCCCTTGAGTCTATGAAACCTTTGAAGGAATATGATTTTATTGGATTTTCCCTTCTCACGGAGCTTGTTTATACCAACGTATTGAAGGTGCTTGAGTTATCACAGATTCCATTGAGGGCTTCTGAAAGGGTAGAAGAATTCCCCATTATTCAGGCTGGAGGTACCTGTGCGCTAAATCCTTTACCTCTTTCGCCGTTTATTGACCTTTTTGTCATTGGTGATGGCGAAAAAGTTATGCTGGAACTTGCCGATTTAATGAGAGAAAAAAAAGAGAAAGGTCTGGCAAAAAAAGAATTCTTGGAGAAGGCTGCAGAGATAGAGGGTGTCTATGTTCCCGTTTTTGGGAAAAGACCTGTGAAAAAGGCGGTTTTCCGCAATTTGGCGAGGGAATTTTACCCTGTTAAACCGGTTGTTCCATCTGTTGAGACCGTTCACGATAGGATAGTTGTTGAGGCCATGAGAGGATGCCTCAGAGGTTGCCGCTACTGTCAGGCGGGTTTTGCCTACAGGCCTTACAGAGAAAGGAGCGTGGATGAGATAGTTTCCATCGTTAATGAGACATTTAGAAATACCGGTTACGAGGAAGCGTCTCTCCTCTCTCTTAGTATTTCAGATCATTCAAGGTTTAACGAGCTCATTCCTGCCGTTATGAAACTCTGCCACTCTGAGATGATAGGCCTTTCTCTCCCTTCAATGAGGGTTAAAGGGTTTAATCCAGACCTTGCGACACAGTTGATGAAGATAAGGAAGTCAAGTTTTACCATAGCTCCGGAAGCGGCAACGGAGAGATTACGTAAGGTTATAAACAAGGATCTTTCTGACGATGACATTTTCTCGCTTGTGGAGGGGCTGTTTGAGAGGGGCTGGAGTAAGCTGAAGTTTTACTTTATGATAGGCCTTCCGACGGAGACGGATGAAGATATAGAAGCTTTGACGGAACTTCTTTGGAAAATTCACAAGATAGGAAAAAGGTATAGGGGCAGGAAGCATCTTGCAGCTGGGTTTTCCATATTTGTTCCAAAGCCTTTCACACCATTTCAATGGGAGAGGTTTATTTCTACGGAAGAAGCAAGGGCGAAGATAGAGTACATTAAGAGGTATTCGCCTAAAACTTTCAGGCTTCGTTTTCACAATCCGGAGATGTCCCTTTTGGAGGCCCTTCTAACGAGGGGAGATGAAAGGATGGCGGAGGCTATCGAAGTTGCTTTCCGTCTTGGCGCTTCTCTTGACAGCTGGGATGAGTATTTCCGTTTTGATGTTTGGGAGAGGGCTTTTAGGGAGACGGGAATTAATATGGAGGATGAGATTGCAGAAAGACCAATTGATAAGCCTCTTCCCTGGGATTTCATAGAGGGTGTTGTTTCCAGGAAGTTCCTTTTGAAAGAGAGAGAAAAAGCTTATAGAGAGGAGAGAACGCCTGACTGCAGGATTGTAGGCTGTCACGGTTGTGGAGCGTGTACGCCGGAGGAGGTGAATAAACTGAAGGATTTTCCAATACCGGAGAGAATAGAGTTTTCCGTTCCACCTGTTGAAAGGAGAGAATTTCCTCTGATTTCAAAGGTTGCATTCTTTTTTGAAAAAAGGGGGAAGAGCCGTTTTCTTTCTCTCCTTGATATAAACAGAGTTTTTACGAGAATATTCAGACGTTTTGCTGTTCCGGTAAGGTATCAGGGAAAGTTTAATCCCCATCCACGTTTTTCAATCCTTTTAGGCATTCCAACCGGTGTTGAAAGTAAAAACGAAATCGTGGAAGTGGAGCTTTACAGGGAGTTTCTTCCTGATGAGCAGTTACTCTCTGACTTTAACGATGTCCTGCCTGAAGGTTTGCGGTTTAAAAAGGTTGTTTCCCTTGGAAGGAAAGCCTCTCTTCTTGAACAGGTGAAGGAGGTAGTTTATAAAGTAGAGGGTGATTTTGATGTAGATACTGTGAAAAGTGTTTTGACGGCACAGGAGCTTGAAAACAGGAAGGGAAAGTTAACACAGGTAAGTCCTTTAGTGGCCGATTTTTCCGTCAGTAAAGGTATAATAACACTGCACCTCAATGTTATTAACGGGAGAATACTGAATATACAGGACTTTCTCTTCTGGATAGGGAAGGACCTTTCATCCGTTTCAGTTGAAAGAGAGATAGTGGTGGGCTTATGA
- the serA gene encoding phosphoglycerate dehydrogenase: protein MFKVLVTEHIAEPGINILKSQPDVELTYDPELFRNFERILEIIPEYDAIITRSGTPVNKELISRAEKLKVIGRAGVGVDNIDLEEASRRGILVVNAPTGNTLAATEHTMGMMIAAARQIPYAHRSLKDERRWDRKKFMGVELSGKTLGIIGFGRIGSRVGIRAKAFDMKVIAYDPYIKREKAERLGVELVDKLDTLLEKADIITVHTPLTDETRNMITKKEIEKMKDGVILLNIARGGIINEKDLYDALVSGKVRAAAVDVFVKEPATDNILLEAPNIIVTPHIGANTYESQTNVAVIIANQVLAALRGEEVEFSVNAPFEETTAKVMKPWMELAEKLGRFAVQVACARSKEVVIEYSGDLGEDVKAFTAAFLKGFLAPIVDLPVNYINAPFLAKERGINIVEVRREEGINFKRLIRISCGTQEGTFSIAGTVIEDKFPKIVEINGFLFDLSPEGKFLLIKNIDIPGVIGKLGSILGKHNVNIAGFQLGRVERGKEAKAVILVDDEVPEEAIKEMSQLPEIMEIKKVDLG from the coding sequence ATGTTTAAGGTGCTTGTTACGGAACACATTGCAGAACCGGGGATAAACATTCTCAAAAGTCAGCCGGATGTTGAGCTAACCTATGACCCGGAACTTTTCAGAAATTTTGAAAGGATTCTTGAGATTATTCCGGAGTACGACGCCATAATAACGAGGAGCGGGACACCTGTTAACAAGGAGCTTATTTCAAGGGCAGAAAAGCTTAAAGTTATCGGTAGGGCAGGCGTTGGTGTTGACAACATTGATCTTGAAGAGGCATCAAGGAGAGGTATTTTAGTTGTTAATGCCCCGACCGGTAATACTCTTGCTGCAACAGAGCACACAATGGGAATGATGATTGCAGCTGCCCGTCAGATTCCTTACGCCCACAGATCCTTGAAGGATGAGAGAAGGTGGGACAGAAAGAAGTTTATGGGCGTTGAGCTTTCAGGTAAGACGCTTGGCATTATAGGTTTTGGGCGTATTGGTTCAAGGGTTGGTATAAGGGCTAAGGCGTTTGATATGAAGGTGATTGCCTACGACCCTTACATAAAAAGGGAAAAGGCTGAAAGGCTTGGTGTTGAGCTTGTTGATAAGCTCGATACCCTTCTTGAAAAAGCTGATATTATAACTGTTCATACGCCCCTCACCGATGAAACGAGAAATATGATAACGAAGAAAGAGATAGAGAAGATGAAGGACGGGGTTATCCTTTTAAACATAGCAAGGGGCGGCATCATTAACGAAAAGGATCTCTATGATGCCCTCGTAAGTGGGAAAGTGAGAGCAGCTGCCGTTGATGTTTTTGTTAAGGAACCTGCTACCGACAACATTCTTCTTGAGGCTCCGAACATTATCGTTACGCCTCATATTGGTGCTAATACCTACGAGTCTCAAACTAACGTTGCTGTAATCATTGCAAATCAAGTGCTTGCTGCTCTCCGCGGCGAGGAGGTTGAGTTTTCGGTTAATGCGCCGTTTGAGGAGACAACTGCAAAGGTTATGAAACCCTGGATGGAACTTGCAGAGAAACTTGGAAGATTTGCCGTTCAGGTTGCCTGTGCCCGTTCAAAAGAGGTTGTTATAGAGTACAGCGGTGACCTTGGCGAAGATGTTAAAGCCTTTACTGCAGCATTCTTAAAAGGATTTCTTGCACCGATAGTTGACCTTCCCGTTAACTACATTAATGCTCCTTTTCTTGCAAAAGAGAGGGGTATAAACATCGTTGAAGTTAGAAGAGAAGAGGGTATCAACTTTAAGAGGCTTATAAGGATAAGCTGTGGAACGCAGGAGGGGACGTTCTCAATAGCTGGAACGGTTATAGAGGATAAGTTCCCGAAAATCGTTGAGATCAATGGTTTTCTCTTTGATCTTTCTCCGGAAGGGAAGTTTCTCCTTATCAAGAACATTGACATTCCGGGGGTTATTGGGAAGCTCGGTTCTATTCTTGGAAAGCACAACGTTAACATTGCAGGATTCCAGCTTGGTAGAGTCGAGAGAGGAAAAGAGGCAAAGGCTGTTATTCTCGTTGATGATGAGGTTCCAGAGGAAGCTATTAAAGAGATGAGTCAGCTTCCAGAAATTATGGAGATTAAAAAAGTTGACCTTGGATGA
- a CDS encoding DUF72 domain-containing protein: protein MTIIGTSGFMYREWKNTFYPEGFPMSSYLSYYSRNFNGVEINSTFYRLPVKSSIKNYKRVNLTFVFKLFRGITHYGHLEEKNIKPFLEIKDILEEKLFGFLAQFPASFKATEKNKNFIIDIINAFSGIPVVCELRSKDWEKESMFFKENNIPVCFSDFPITFHWFKKGNATREIAYFRFHGRRKLYDYCYSDEELKEFAEKIKSVESKTKLCFFNNTAKGYAPKNALKLKELLQI, encoded by the coding sequence ATGACAATCATTGGAACCAGTGGATTCATGTATAGAGAGTGGAAAAACACGTTCTACCCCGAAGGATTCCCCATGTCCTCCTATCTCAGCTATTACAGCAGAAACTTTAACGGTGTTGAGATAAACTCCACGTTTTATCGCTTACCGGTAAAAAGCTCCATTAAAAACTACAAAAGGGTAAATTTAACCTTCGTTTTTAAACTATTTAGAGGAATCACCCACTACGGTCACCTTGAAGAGAAAAACATAAAACCGTTTTTAGAGATAAAAGATATTCTGGAAGAAAAACTCTTCGGTTTTTTAGCCCAGTTTCCGGCAAGCTTCAAGGCAACAGAAAAGAACAAAAACTTCATAATTGACATAATCAATGCTTTCAGCGGCATTCCAGTAGTCTGCGAACTGAGATCAAAAGACTGGGAAAAAGAGAGCATGTTCTTTAAGGAAAATAACATTCCTGTCTGTTTTTCCGACTTCCCGATAACCTTTCACTGGTTCAAAAAGGGAAATGCAACCAGGGAAATTGCATACTTTAGATTTCACGGCAGGAGAAAACTCTACGACTACTGCTACTCGGACGAAGAACTTAAAGAGTTTGCAGAAAAGATAAAATCCGTAGAATCAAAAACAAAATTATGCTTTTTCAACAATACAGCAAAAGGATATGCTCCGAAAAATGCCCTGAAATTAAAAGAGCTCCTTCAAATTTAA
- the flhB gene encoding flagellar biosynthesis protein FlhB gives MAKDPSKTEKATPRRRQKAREEGQVLKSQDVPIAATLIMMFLVLIFYIPFASQKLVGYFRFTFSQCNNIFYPSFFLLTGKIFAVLAIAVMIPLLISGIASNVLQFGFIFSTKAIQPKFEMINPIKGLGRLLSLKTVFETFRNILKLTVAIVVAYYTVKPIFPEIFSMFTFSIHQQAYFMMKYTLILILAFGLFSIPIAGIDFFYRRWEYEENLKMTKQEVKEEYKQQEGHPLIKSAIRKKQREIAMRRMMAEVPKADVVITNPEHYAVALKYERKKMVAPTVVAKGVDEIALRIKEIAKEHNVPIVEDPPLARTLYESCDVGDTIPEELYVAIARILAKIYRRRGKL, from the coding sequence AAAGAGTCAGGATGTTCCCATAGCTGCTACGCTTATAATGATGTTTTTAGTTTTGATTTTTTATATTCCTTTTGCTTCTCAAAAACTTGTTGGCTATTTTCGTTTTACTTTTTCTCAGTGTAACAACATTTTTTATCCGTCATTTTTTCTGCTTACAGGTAAGATTTTTGCAGTCCTCGCCATTGCCGTTATGATACCTCTTCTTATCTCTGGAATTGCTTCAAATGTTCTTCAGTTTGGTTTTATTTTTTCAACAAAAGCCATTCAGCCAAAATTTGAGATGATTAACCCGATAAAAGGTTTGGGGAGGTTGCTTTCTTTAAAAACTGTTTTTGAGACTTTCCGAAATATTTTAAAATTGACCGTTGCCATTGTTGTTGCCTACTACACGGTTAAGCCGATATTTCCTGAAATATTCAGCATGTTTACTTTTTCAATCCATCAACAGGCCTACTTCATGATGAAGTACACCTTGATTCTTATTCTTGCTTTTGGCCTCTTCTCAATTCCCATTGCCGGTATAGACTTTTTCTACCGCAGATGGGAGTATGAAGAGAATTTGAAAATGACAAAGCAGGAAGTGAAAGAAGAATATAAGCAGCAGGAAGGTCATCCCCTTATAAAGTCAGCAATCAGAAAGAAACAAAGAGAAATCGCGATGCGGCGGATGATGGCAGAGGTTCCGAAGGCAGATGTAGTTATAACAAACCCGGAACACTATGCTGTTGCTCTTAAGTATGAGCGTAAAAAGATGGTAGCACCGACAGTTGTTGCAAAGGGTGTTGATGAGATAGCTTTACGTATAAAAGAGATAGCCAAGGAACATAACGTTCCTATTGTTGAAGACCCGCCCCTGGCAAGAACACTTTATGAATCTTGTGACGTTGGTGATACGATTCCAGAGGAACTTTACGTTGCCATTGCCCGTATCCTTGCAAAAATCTACCGTCGTCGTGGAAAGCTTTAA